A window of the Branchiibius hedensis genome harbors these coding sequences:
- the pgsA gene encoding phosphatidylinositol phosphate synthase: MLNRFARALFTTLFAPIARFLLKLGISPDAVTIVGTLGVCVGALAFYPRGSFFWGTIFITCFVFSDMIDGNMARQSGRSSVWGAYLDSTLDRVGDAAIFSGLILYYAGKGDNMVMTALALACLVLGSVVSYAKARAEGLGMTANVGIAERADRLVAVLVTTGLVGIPFLHLPTAVLGVVLALLAVASLITVIQRMLTVRQQALAAETGA, translated from the coding sequence ATGCTCAACCGATTCGCCCGGGCCCTGTTCACGACGTTGTTCGCCCCCATCGCCCGGTTCCTTCTGAAGCTGGGCATCAGTCCCGATGCCGTCACCATCGTCGGGACGCTCGGGGTGTGCGTCGGCGCCCTCGCGTTCTACCCGCGCGGCTCGTTCTTCTGGGGCACGATCTTCATCACCTGCTTCGTGTTCTCCGACATGATCGACGGCAACATGGCCCGCCAGTCCGGGCGCTCCAGCGTGTGGGGCGCCTACCTGGACTCCACCCTGGACCGGGTCGGTGACGCCGCGATCTTCAGCGGCCTGATCCTGTACTACGCCGGCAAGGGCGACAACATGGTCATGACCGCCCTCGCGCTGGCCTGCCTGGTGCTGGGCAGCGTCGTGTCCTACGCCAAGGCCCGGGCCGAGGGTCTGGGCATGACCGCCAACGTCGGGATCGCCGAGCGCGCTGACCGGCTCGTCGCGGTGCTGGTGACCACCGGGCTGGTCGGGATCCCGTTCCTGCATCTGCCCACCGCAGTCCTCGGCGTGGTGCTCGCGCTGTTGGCCGTGGCCAGCCTGATCACCGTGATCCAACGGATGCTCACCGTGCGTCAGCAGGCGCTCGCGGCGGAGACCGGGGCGTGA
- a CDS encoding HIT family protein, giving the protein MERDDDFARVPDGFERLWTPHRMVYIDTPKPENDDSDACPFCVAPTRSDADGLIVHRGDLCFVVLNLFPYNPGHLLICPYRHVPLYVDLTDEETAEFTALTKAAIAALTTASAPDGFNLGMNQGAVAGAGVAAHLHQHVVPRWGGDANFLPIVAQTKALPVLLEDTRERLMAAWPEAQA; this is encoded by the coding sequence ATGGAGCGCGACGACGACTTCGCCCGGGTGCCCGATGGGTTCGAGCGGCTGTGGACCCCGCACCGGATGGTCTACATCGACACCCCGAAGCCGGAGAACGACGACTCCGACGCGTGCCCGTTCTGTGTCGCACCGACTCGCAGTGACGCCGACGGGCTGATCGTGCACCGCGGCGACCTGTGCTTCGTGGTGCTCAACCTTTTCCCGTACAACCCCGGCCATCTGCTGATCTGCCCCTACCGGCACGTTCCGCTCTACGTCGACCTGACCGACGAGGAGACGGCTGAGTTCACCGCCCTCACCAAGGCCGCCATCGCAGCGCTCACGACAGCCTCGGCGCCCGACGGGTTCAACCTGGGGATGAACCAGGGTGCCGTCGCCGGGGCCGGGGTCGCCGCGCACCTGCATCAGCACGTCGTCCCTCGCTGGGGCGGCGACGCGAACTTCCTGCCGATCGTCGCCCAGACCAAGGCGTTGCCGGTCCTGTTGGAAGACACTCGCGAGCGCCTGATGGCCGCTTGGCCGGAAGCGCAGGCCTGA
- a CDS encoding GNAT family N-acetyltransferase, whose protein sequence is MSDVRIIPATRDEGLIVAALALQMDLEDDAATPRPGFITEYADAWLADYARRPTWLAFGPEGEAVGLVQAALITKLPSLRRPVVSWLHVGQVFVVRAHRGHGLAGRMLTDVQDWARRHQVDRIQLNARQQARSVYERAGFTPAADRLMEWRP, encoded by the coding sequence ATGAGCGACGTCCGCATCATCCCCGCCACTCGCGATGAGGGCCTGATCGTGGCGGCGCTCGCCCTCCAGATGGACCTGGAGGACGACGCCGCCACGCCGCGTCCCGGTTTCATCACCGAGTACGCCGATGCCTGGCTGGCCGACTACGCCCGCCGACCGACGTGGCTGGCTTTCGGTCCCGAGGGTGAGGCGGTCGGCCTGGTGCAGGCGGCCCTCATCACGAAGCTGCCGTCGTTGCGCAGGCCGGTCGTCAGTTGGCTGCACGTTGGCCAGGTCTTCGTGGTCCGCGCTCACCGCGGGCACGGTCTCGCCGGGCGGATGCTGACGGACGTGCAGGACTGGGCTCGTCGCCATCAGGTCGACCGCATCCAGCTCAACGCCCGGCAGCAGGCCCGCAGCGTCTACGAGCGGGCCGGCTTCACCCCGGCCGCGGACCGGCTGATGGAGTGGCGCCCCTGA
- a CDS encoding nitroreductase family deazaflavin-dependent oxidoreductase produces MTFKSALPGEIAEEKTEWVRGQLETIDKTGTTESVQVMDRPIVVYTIRGRKSGLLRRVPLMRVEHDGSYGVVASKGGAPEHPAWYHNLQANPEVEVQDGTTQLIGIARELSGPEREQWWDRAVAAYPEYANYQTKTDRQIPVFVVEPVRTVG; encoded by the coding sequence ATGACCTTCAAGAGTGCGTTGCCGGGCGAAATCGCCGAAGAGAAGACCGAGTGGGTCCGTGGCCAGCTGGAGACCATCGACAAGACCGGTACCACCGAGTCGGTCCAGGTGATGGACCGGCCGATCGTGGTCTACACCATCCGTGGGCGTAAATCCGGTCTGCTGCGCCGGGTGCCGCTGATGCGCGTAGAGCACGACGGCTCGTACGGCGTGGTGGCCTCCAAGGGCGGCGCGCCGGAGCACCCCGCGTGGTACCACAACCTGCAGGCTAACCCTGAGGTCGAGGTCCAGGACGGCACCACCCAACTGATCGGGATCGCCCGTGAGCTGTCCGGCCCGGAGCGCGAGCAGTGGTGGGATCGCGCCGTGGCTGCGTACCCGGAGTACGCGAACTACCAGACGAAGACCGACCGGCAGATCCCGGTGTTCGTGGTGGAGCCGGTCCGCACGGTCGGCTGA
- the thrS gene encoding threonine--tRNA ligase: MSAQVPAPIAGSERAALQGTTGTELFGDDKAIVAMRVNGQLQDLFRELPADAKVEPVRIDEPDGLNILRHSAAHVLAQAVQQINPDAKLGIGPPITDGFYYDFDVATPFVPEDLKALEKAMQKIINEGQTFSRRVVSDEEARAELADEPYKLELIGLKGNAGEAAEGADAEVGGGELTIYDNLRRDGSRAWGDLCRGPHLPSTKLIGNAFKLTRSAAAYWRGSEKNPQLQRVYGTAWPSKDELKAYLDRLAEAEKRDHRKLGAELDLFSFPDELGSGLPVFHPKGGVIKREMEDFVRRRHIEEGFSYVGSPHITKEGLFHTSGHLPYYADTMFPPMELEGAKYYLKAMNCPMHNLIYRSRGRSYRELPIRYFEFGSVYRYEKSGVVHGLTRVRGLTQDDSHSYCTPEQAPAEVKHLLDFVLSVLRDFGLDDFYLELSTRDTEGDKKDKFIGSDEEWEIATKVLEDVAKESGLELVPDPGGAAFYGPKISVQARDAIGRSWQMSTIQYDFNQPRGFELEYQAADGSRQRPVMIHSAKFGSLERFFGVLVEHYAGAFPPWLSPVQVLGVPVAEEFADYLGGVLDTLAAQGVRVELDDSDDRFPKKIRNASKSKVPFVLIAGEEDRSAGAVSFRYRDGSQKNAVPLADAVAEITSAIERRAQV, translated from the coding sequence GTGTCTGCCCAGGTCCCTGCCCCCATCGCCGGAAGCGAGCGAGCGGCGCTGCAGGGCACTACCGGCACGGAGCTCTTCGGCGACGACAAAGCGATCGTCGCGATGCGCGTCAACGGCCAGTTGCAGGACCTTTTCCGCGAGCTGCCCGCCGATGCGAAGGTCGAGCCGGTGCGCATCGACGAGCCGGACGGCCTGAACATCCTGCGGCACTCCGCCGCCCACGTGCTGGCCCAGGCCGTGCAGCAGATCAACCCGGACGCCAAACTGGGGATCGGACCGCCGATCACGGACGGCTTCTACTACGACTTCGATGTCGCGACGCCGTTCGTCCCTGAGGACCTCAAGGCCCTCGAGAAGGCGATGCAGAAGATCATCAACGAGGGGCAGACGTTCTCCCGGCGCGTCGTCTCCGATGAGGAAGCGCGCGCCGAACTGGCCGACGAGCCGTACAAGCTCGAGCTGATCGGGCTCAAGGGCAACGCGGGTGAGGCCGCCGAGGGGGCGGACGCGGAGGTCGGCGGAGGCGAGCTGACGATCTACGACAACCTGCGTCGCGACGGGTCGCGGGCGTGGGGTGATCTGTGTCGCGGGCCGCACCTGCCCTCGACCAAGCTGATCGGCAACGCGTTCAAGCTGACCCGCTCCGCCGCGGCGTACTGGCGCGGAAGCGAGAAGAACCCGCAGTTGCAGCGGGTCTACGGCACGGCGTGGCCCAGCAAGGACGAACTCAAGGCCTACCTGGACCGCCTCGCCGAGGCCGAGAAGCGCGACCACCGCAAGCTGGGCGCGGAGTTGGACCTGTTCTCCTTCCCCGACGAGCTGGGCTCCGGGCTGCCGGTCTTCCATCCCAAGGGTGGGGTGATCAAGCGGGAGATGGAGGACTTCGTGCGGCGCCGGCACATCGAGGAGGGCTTCTCCTACGTCGGCAGCCCGCACATCACCAAAGAGGGCCTCTTCCACACCTCCGGCCACCTGCCGTACTACGCCGACACGATGTTCCCGCCGATGGAGCTCGAGGGCGCGAAGTACTACCTCAAGGCCATGAACTGCCCGATGCACAACCTGATCTATCGGTCGCGCGGGCGGTCCTACCGCGAGTTGCCGATCCGGTACTTCGAGTTCGGTTCGGTCTACCGCTACGAAAAGTCCGGTGTGGTGCACGGTCTGACGCGGGTGCGGGGTCTGACGCAGGACGATTCGCACTCCTACTGCACCCCCGAACAGGCGCCGGCCGAGGTCAAGCATCTGCTGGACTTCGTGCTGTCGGTGCTGCGTGACTTCGGCTTGGACGACTTCTATCTCGAGTTGTCCACGCGGGACACCGAGGGCGACAAGAAGGACAAGTTCATCGGCTCCGATGAGGAGTGGGAGATCGCGACCAAGGTCCTGGAGGACGTAGCGAAGGAGTCCGGGCTGGAACTGGTGCCCGATCCGGGCGGCGCGGCGTTCTACGGTCCGAAGATCTCGGTACAGGCACGGGATGCGATCGGGCGTTCGTGGCAGATGTCGACGATCCAGTACGACTTCAACCAGCCGCGCGGTTTCGAATTGGAGTACCAAGCGGCTGACGGTTCGCGGCAACGGCCGGTGATGATTCACTCGGCCAAGTTCGGCTCCCTGGAGCGCTTCTTCGGGGTGCTCGTCGAGCATTACGCCGGCGCCTTCCCGCCGTGGCTGTCCCCGGTGCAGGTGCTCGGCGTGCCGGTCGCCGAGGAATTCGCCGACTACCTCGGCGGGGTGCTGGACACGCTGGCAGCGCAAGGGGTCCGGGTCGAACTCGACGACTCCGACGACCGGTTCCCCAAGAAGATCCGCAACGCATCCAAATCCAAGGTGCCGTTCGTGCTGATCGCGGGGGAGGAGGACCGATCGGCCGGTGCTGTGTCCTTCCGCTACCGCGACGGTTCGCAGAAGAACGCCGTACCGCTGGCTGACGCGGTAGCCGAGATCACCTCAGCGATCGAACGCCGCGCCCAGGTCTGA